The sequence AAACCGTATTTTGCCGAGTTGATTTCAATGTTCCGATGAAAGATGGAAAGATTACTGACGAAACGCGGATTCAAGCAGCTTTGCCTACGATTAAATACTTAAGTGAACAAGGGGCGCGCGTTTTGCTAGCAAGCCATCTTGGCCGCCCGAAAGGCGAAGTGGTAGAAAGCTTGCGCTTGGCGCCTGTCGCGACACGCCTTGGCGAGCTGCTAGGAAAAGAAGTACAAGCCGTCCAGGAAGCGCACGGTCCAGTAGCAAAACAAGCAGTGGAAGGTCTTGAAGACGGTGGCGTCTTGCTGCTTGAAAATGTCCGCTTTTACCCAGGGGAAGAAAAGAACGATCCTGAATTAGCGAAAGCGTTTGCTAGCCTAGCCGATATTTTTGTCAATGATGCATTTGGGGCGGCACACCGTGCCCACGCTTCAACGGAAGGCATTGCCCACTATTTGCCGTCAGCAGCTGGTTTTCTAATGGAAAAAGAGCTTGATGTGCTCGGCAAAGCGTTAAGCAACCCTGAACGTCCGTTTACAGCAGTCATTGGTGGCGCAAAAGTAAAAGACAAGATTGGCGTTATTGACAACTTGCTAGATAAAGTCGACAATTTAATTATTGGCGGCGGCCTCGCATACACGTTTGTCAAAGCGCAAGGCTATGAAGTTGGCAAGTCGTTGCTTGAAGAAGATAAGCTCGATTTAGCCAATCAGTTTATGGAAAAAGCTGAACAAAAGGGCGTTAAGTTTTATATGCCTGAAGATGTGATTGTTGCCGATGATTTTTCTGACGACGCCAACAAAAAAGAAGTGGCCATTAGCGACATTCCAGCTGATTGGGAAGCGCTTGACATTGGGCCGAAAACACGAAAAACCTATGAAGCTGTATTAAAAGCTTCAAAATTAGTGATTTGGAATGGGCCAATGGGTGTATTTGAACTCGAATCGTTTGCAGGTGGCACAAAAGCGGTCGCAAATGCGCTGGCAGAGGCGTCAGATACGTATTCAGTCATTGGTGGCGGCGATTCAGCGGCAGCCGTTGAACAATTTGGCCTTGCCGACAAAATGAGCCATATTTCAACAGGCGGAGGCGCCAGCCTTGAATTTATGGAAGGCAAGGCACTTCCAGGCGTTGTCGCACTATCAGAAAAATAATGCAGCGAGGTGATACTATGCGTAAACCAATTATCGCAGGAAACTGGAAAATGAATAAAACAATCGGCGAAGCTGTTGATTTTGTCGAAGCAGTAAAAACGAACGTTCCCGCAGATGCAACGGTTGATTCGGTTGTTTGCGCACCAGCCTTGTTTCTTGACCGTTTGCTCCAAGCGGTAAAAGGAACCGAGTTAAAAATTGGCGCTCAAACGATGCATTTTGAAGACAATGGCGCGTTTACAGGGGAGATCAGCCCTAAAGCATTGTCTGACATGGGCGTCCATTACGTGATTATCGGCCATTCAGAACGGCGAGAAATGTTTGCCGAGACAGACGAGACTGTCAACAAGAAAGTGCATGCCGCATTCGCCCATCAGTTGGTTCCGATTATGTGTTGCGGTGAAACGGCTGAAGAGCGTGAAGCTGGTAAAATGGAAGCTGTTGTAAAAGAGCAAGTAGAAAAAGGTCTTGCTGGTTTAAGCGAAGAACAAGTAAAACAAACGGTAATTGCGTACGAGCCTATTTGGGCGATCGGCACAGGCAAATCAGCGACAGAAAAAGACGCGAATGAAGCTTGCGCTTACGTGCGTCAAACGGTGGCCGCTAATTTTTCTGAAGCAGCAGCTAAGGCAATTCGCATCCAGTACGGCGGCAGCGTAAAGCCTGGCAACATTAAAGACTACATGGCCCAACCGGACATAGATGGCGCCCTTGTTGGTGGAGCCAGCTTGGACGCAGATTCGTTTTTAGAATTAGTGGGGGCAGCACAATGAGTAAAAAGCCAGTAGCCTTAATCATTCTCGATGGCTTTGGCCTGCGAGAGGAAGAGAAAGGCAATGCCGTGGCACAAGCCCAAAAACCGAACTTTGACCGTTACTGGAACGAGTTTCCACACGCCACGTTGCGGGCAGACGGCGAAAATGTTGGCTTGCCAGAAGGGCAAATGGGCAATTCAGAAGTTGGCCATTTAAACATTGGTGCTGGGCGCATTGTGTACCAAAGTTTAACGCGTGTGAATTTGTCGATTCGCGAAGGCGACTTTTTTAAGAATGAGACGTTCATAAAGGCAATGGACCATGTTAAAGAAAAACAATCGGCACTCCATATATACGGTTTGTTGTCCGATGGCGGCATCCATAGCCACATCGACCATATTTATGCCTTGCTTGATATGGCAAAACAACAAAACGTCGAGCGCGTTTATGTCCATGGCTTTTTAGATGGCCGCGACGTCGGCCCCACTTCAGCAGAAGTATACTTAAAAGGATTGCAAGACAAATTTGATGAAGTTGGACTCGGTAAGCTGGCGACTGTGCACGGCCGTTACTATGCAATGGATCGCGACAAACGTTGGGATCGAGTTGAAAAGTCATACCGTGCAATGGTTTATGGCGAGGGCCCTGCCTATAAGAACGGGCTAGAGCTGCTAGAAGACAGCTACAAAAACAACATTGTTGACGAGTTTGTCATTCCGTCTGTTATCACAGAAGAGAATGGTACACCTGTAGCAACTGTCAAAGACGATGACGCCGTCATTTTCTGCAATTTTCGCCCTGACCGTGCTATCCAGCTATCACAAGTTTTCACGAATGAAGACTTTCGTGGGTTCGACCGAGGGGAAAAGATGCCGAAACGCCTCCATTTTGTCTGCTTAACGAAGTTTAGTGAAACAGTGAAAGGCTTTGTTGCCTTTAAGCCGACTAACTTGGACAATACGCTTGGCGAAGTCCTTTCCCAGCAAAGCTACACACAGCTACGGATTGCGGAAACCGAAAAATACCCACATGTGACGTTCTTTTTCAGTGGCGGGCGTGAAGAAGAGTTTCCAGGCGAAGAGCGGATTTTGATCGACTCGCCTAAAGTCGCTACTTACGACCTTAAACCGGAAATGAGCGCTTATGAAGTAACCGATGCGCTCGTCAAGGAAATCGAAGGCGAAAAACATGATGTGGTTATCTTAAACTTTGCCAACCCTGACATGGTTGGGCATTCTGGAATGTTGGAGCCAACAGTAAAAGCGATTGAAGCCGTTGACGAATGCTTAGGCCGTGTGGTCGATGCATTGCTTCAAAAAGGCGGAGCGGCGATTATTACAGCTGACCACGGCAATGCCGACGAAGTCGTGACACTTGATGGCAAACCGATGACGGCGCATACGACAAACAAAGTGCCTGTCATCGTAACGGAAAAAGGAATCACCCTTCGTGAAGACGGCATTTTAGCTGACTTGGCGCCGACTGTGCTTGATTTGCTTGGCGCGGACAAGCCGAAAGAAATGACAGGCAAGACGCTTAAAACAATAAATTCAATTTAGGAGTGAATTGACATGACGATTATTTCTGATGTTTATGCACGTGAAGTCCTTGACTCTCGTGGCAACCCGACTGTAGAAGTAGAAGTTCATCTAGAATCTGGCATTATGGGCCGTGCCCTCGTGCCAAGTGGCGCCTCGACTGGCGAATACGAAGCGGTAGAACTTCGCGACGGCGGAGACCGTTATATGGGCAAAGGTGTCCAAAAGGCAGTTGACAATGTAAATGAAAAGATCGCTCCTGAACTAATCGGCGAAAACGCGTTGGACCAAATTGGCATCGACCGTTTGATGATCGAACTTGATGGGACAGAAAACAAAGGCAACTTTGGCGCCAACGCGATTCTTGGCGTGTCAATGGCCGTTGCCCACGCTGCTGCAAATGCACTAGACATTCCTCTATATGTCTATCTTGGCGGCTTTAATGCGAAGCAACTTCCAGTGCCAATGATGAACATCATTAACGGTGGAGAGCATGCCGACAACAACGTAGATATTCAAGAATTTATGGTCATGCCTGTCGGCGCAGAAAGCTTTAAAGAAGCGCTTCGCATGGGTGCGGAAATTTTCCATAACTTGAAGTCAGTTCTTAAAGCGAAAGGCTACAACACAGCAGTAGGCGACGAAGGAGGCTTTGCTCCGAACCTTTCTTCAAACGAAGAAGCGCTTGCCACGATCATTGAAGCGATTGAAAAAGCAGGTTATAAGCCTGGAGAACAAGTGAAGTTGGCAATGGACGTTGCTTCTTCTGAGCTTTACAGCAAAGAAGACGGCAAATACCACCTTGCTGGCGAAGGCAAAGTTCTTTCTTCTGAGGAAATGGTTTCCTTCTACGAAGAACTTGTTTCGAAATACCCAATTATCTCGATTGAAGATGGCCTTGATGAAAACGATTGGGAAGGCCACAAACTTCTAACAGAGCGCCTTGGCGATAAAGTTCAACTTGTTGGTGACGATTTGTTTGTCACAAACACGAAAAAGCTAGCGGAAGGCATTGAAAAAGGCATTGGCAACTCGATTCTGATCAAAGTAAACCAAATCGGCACATTGACGGAAACATTCGATGCAATCGAAATGGCAAAACGCGCTGGCTATACAGCTGTTATTTCCCACCGTTCTGGTGAAACAGAAGATGCGACGATTGCTGACATTGCTGTTGCCACAAATGCTGGCCAAATCAAAACAGGCGCGCCGTCTCGTACAGACCGTGTCGCCAAATACAACCAACTTCTTCGCATTGAAGATGAGCTTGCTGATCTTGCTCAGTACAATGGTTTGAAGTCTTTTTATAACTTGAGCAAGTAAGTGGTTAATAGCAACGCCCCTCCTGATTAGATACAGGAGGGTTTTTTCGATTGTGGGGAGGAATCATTAAATTAAAATATAAATAACTCAATATTATGAATATATTATAATGAATGAAATATAAAATACTATATGTTAATGTTAAATTGTACTTCTTATAATTCAATTCTGAATATAAGGAGCAAAAAAATATGGGAGGGATTTTTTTGAAAGTAATCGCAGGTAGGTTCACTTTTGTAATGTTGGCCATTTTATTTGTAATTGGCACAACAGTATCTTCGGTCGCAGGTGCGCAGAGCATAACCGATGAACAGCTACGAAAACAAGTTAGTGAAAAGATAACGAAAGAACTAGGCATTGAGTACTATGAGGTAGAAACAAAAGAAGCTGAAACATATGTAAATGATTTGAAGAGTAATTCTTTATTTGTAAATGAGGCTAATTCTGATATATCAGAATATTAGGCCTATGGTATTACTGGACTTCCAGCAGAAGGTTTTGAGGACAACGTGATTGTCATTAACGGCTTTTTAGATAATTCAAATGAGTTTATAGCCGTTTACAACAAAGATTATAATGGGCTTGGTTTTGCTACGATCACTGACGATTCTGGTGAAGAAATTACAGTTACATTTATTGCAGAGGATAGAGTCGAGACATCTAGTTTGTCTGAAGAAGAAGCAAAAACTATCCAAAAAAATTATGCCGTAAATATGGATAGTAAAATCGAAAAATACTTAACTGGAGGAGATGAAGATTGTAATTGTGGACCTGAAGAAAATGTGTCAACTGGTGAAGTAATTACACATGACTATCCTTGGTATGCTTCTTTCTTATGTTCTATTGCTGGAAGCATTGCATGTGTTAGCTTATGTATTGCTTTTGGGGTCGTTCCAGTTGCTGGTTGGTCTCTTGCCTTTTTCTGCGAGATGTTTTGTACGGGTGCATGGGGAACCTGGTTATGCCCTTAAAACAATAGGGTAAGGTTAGTAGCATGGACCTTTATGTAGTCCATGCTACTTTTAAAAATAGTCGTGACGGCATAAGAACTTCGGTTTGGTGTCTAAAAATGAGAAATTGATAAGTAAAAGACACATAGGCTATTTAAGTCATATCAAATTAAGCATAATTAGCCTTTTCCCTTTCCCTGTCTAAGAATGTAGAAACAGTTTTTACCTTAATATTAATAGTCGACAGACTTCTGAGCAGTTTTATACAAATTTCGGAATGCTAAATAAACTGATATCCAAGCTATAAGATAAAAAAGAAGGTAAATTGAAGAAAAGGCAGTGACGGTCTCAAACTTTATGATGTGCATGGCATACGCCCCAAATGCCATAAACAGTAAAAAAAACATCGCAATACCTGTATAACGCAAACTAATCAGTTTTTGTTTATCAACTTTTTTGGGATAATACCGAAAAGTGAACCAGCATGCGACAACAAATAATGTTCCGTAAACAGTGAAAATTCCGGCTAAGTTAGCGTTTATATTGCTAAAATAAATTGGAAAGCTAAACAAACCTAATCCGGCAAACACCAGACTTAAAGAAACATTGAATCCAAAGTGGTTACCGTTAAAAGCTTCCTTTTGCTCTTGTCGATACAGGGATAATATTTGGGTAGATAGTTCTTCTGCAGTAAGATAGGAGTTTAACACTCTTCTTTCGGCATCGTTTGAGCTACAATTGTACTGGGCGCAAATCTCTTCTTTTTCAGATAGCAAGTGATCCTTTATCTCGTTTATATGGCTTTGCCTTTCCCCTCTTGGTAATTCTCTAATCTTACTGTCCACTTCAGCTAAATAATCTCTAAAGCTTAGCTACTGTTTAGCCACTAGTCTCACCTTCCTTTAAAGATATAAGAAATAAATATAAATTTTGATAATGTTCAAGTCTTTTGTTTAAAATTTCCTTCCCTTCCTCAGTAACTATATAATATTTTCTACTGCGTCCCTCATGATCTTCTTGATAAGAAGTTAACCATCTGTTGTTTGTCATACGTCGTAATATAGGATAGATTGAACCATTTGCAATTTGAACGATAGATTCCTTTCTTAGTTTTTTAGTGATCTCATAACCGTACATGGGCTTTTTTGCTACTAAAAGTAAAATGGCAAGTTCGAACATCCCTTTTGTAATTTGGCTACTCCAATCGTTTCTTTTCGAATTAATATCCATATTACCAATGTATATGATAAACATATATATGTCAATGATACATATAGGTTTTTAAAATAAAGTAAGTATGTTGGGCTCATGCTAAAGCGCAATGATTTCCATTGCCCTTTTCTACGCTTGTGGCAGGGGGAAAGGCGATAAAAAGACGGAATTAAAATTAATGTTTTGACAATAAGCGTTTTTTGTTCTATAGTGTGATATATCAGATTTCATATTTTAAATTGGAGCTGGTTGTATGACTGATAAGGATGAACGTTTCTTTTCTGTTGATCCCAATTTAGTAAAGTCACTGCGTGAACTGGCAGTCGAAAAAATCCGCGAAGGAATTGTAAGCGGATACTTTGAAGTTGGAGAGCATTTAAAAGAGCGTGAGTTATCGAAGATGATGGGAATTAGCACGACGCCGATCAAAGAAGCGTTTCGGATTTTAGAAAATGAAGGCATGCTAGTAACCGTTCCGCGCAAAGGGACATTTGTTTCAGAGTACGCTTCTACATCAATTGAAGAAATTCTTCTTCTACGCGCCGCCGTTGAATCGCTATGTGCCCGCCTTGCTGCAGTCAAAATGAGCGAAGAAGACGTGAAGGAACTTGAGCAAGTGGTGCTTATCATGGAGAGCCTTCATAACAAAGGTGATTCAGATGCCTTGATTGAACAAAATTCACGGTTTCACCAAATGATTATTACCAGTACCGAAAATAAGATGATGCAAACGATCTTAGCTAACATTCGCAGCATAGACAAAGCCTTCCGGAAGCGTGCCCTTAAAGTGGAAGTCGAGCGCGAAGTCGGCTATCAAGAGCACAGAGCAATTTTTGAGGCGATTAAGCAACGGGAGCCTGAGCAGGCCGAACAGCGAATGAAAGACCATATTTTGCGGACGAAAGACAATATTTTGGCTGCAGAAGCGAGAGCACAGGCCGAAAGAAATCCATGATCATTCATCGGCCTATATAGGCCGAGAATGGTCAGAGCTAATTTTTTAGAAAAGGGTGATGAACTGTGGCAAAGAAGCCGTTGGCAAAAGCATTAGAAACCATTTCTGGCATACCAATCACGCCGTTTCGAAAATCAGACGGCAGCATCGATTGGAACCACTACAAGGAAACGGTCGACAGGATTGTCGACAATGGCATTGATGTGATCGTTCCTTGTGGAAATACGAGTGAATTCTATGCGCTGTCTCTTGAGGAAGCAAAAGAGGAAGTCCGGCGCACCGTAGAATATGTTAATGGGCGTGCGCTTGTCGTCGCTGGCATCGGATATGCGACGTCAACAGCGATTGAACTTGGAAACGATGCGATAGCGGCCGGGGCAGATGCGGTCATGATTCATATGCCGATCCACCCTTATGTGACAGCGGGCGGTGTGTGTGCCTACTTCCGCGAAATCATCGAGGCACTAGATTTTCCGTCACTCGTTTATTTTAAAGATCCTGAAATTTCCGACCAAGTGCTCGTTGATTTGGCGCCACTTGAAAACCTAGTCGGCGTCAAATATGCGATTAATGATTTGCCTCGCTTTGCCAAAGTTGTACGTTCGATTCCAGAGGAACATCAGATCGCTTGGATTTGTGGAACAGCAGAGAAATGGGCGCCATTTTTCTGGCATGCGGGGGCAAAAGGGTTTACTTCTGGGCTTGTGAATCTTCTGCCCGAAAAAGCAGTCGATATGCTGGAAGCATTGCGAAACAATGACAACGATACCGTGTGGCAAATTTGGGAAGACATTGTCCCTTTCGAGGACTTGCGCGCGAAGTACAACCAAGGCAATAACGTCGTCGTCATTAAAGAAGCAATGGAAATGCTTAGGCAAAATGCTGGGGTGACAAGGGCACCTGTGAATGAATTAAGCAACGAAGATAAACAGCTTGTGACAGAACTGCTTTCTAGCTGGAAGTTATTACAACCTACGAAAGGATGAGGCAAATGGCGATCAAAACAGAAGTCGTATTTGGCAATTATATTAACGGGCACTGGAAACAAGAAGCGGCTCCCCCTCTCGCAAGCATAAATCCGTCCGATGTCGAAGAAATTGTGGGCTATATCCAGAATTCCCCGGCTGATGTCGTTGATGACGCGGTTGCAGCGGCGAAGGGCGCCCTTTTGCCGTGGCGGAAGCTGACAGGAGCGGAGCGTGGCCATTATTTGTATCAAGCGGCCAATCAGTTAGAAAACCGCCTCGATGAAATTGCGGAAACACTCGCCCGTGAAATGGGAAAAACATTGCCTGAAGCAAAAGGGGAGACAGCTCGCGGTGTCGCGATCCTTCGGTATTATGCCGGAGAAGGGTTAAGAGCTGATGGCGAGGTGATCCCTTCCACAGACAGCGAAGCGCTCATGTTTACGAAACGTGTTCCCCTCGGCGTCGTTGGTGTGATTACGCCATGGAATTTTCCTGTTGCGATTCCTGTATGGAAAATCGCTCCAGCGCTTATTTATGGCAATACGGTTGTGTTTAAACCAGCAACAGAAGCAGCTGTAACAGCAGCAAAAGTAGTGGAGTGTTTTGCGCAAGCGGGACTTCCTGAAGGTGTGCTCAATTTGGTGACAGGGTCTGGCAAGGTGATCGGAAATGCACTAGTCGCCCATGAACACGTTCACGGCCTAACGTTTACTGGCTCAGAACAAACAGGTAAGCAAATTGGAAAAGCAGCAGCTGCAAGGGGAGCGAAGTACCAGCTTGAAATGGGTGGAAAAAACCCTGTTATTGTCGCAGAAGATGCTGATCTTCATGTAGCTGTTGATGCAACAATTAGCGGTGCTTTTCGCTCTACAGGACAGAAATGTACGGCGACAAGCCGCGTCATTGTCGCTGAAGCGATTCTTCAGGACTTCCAGGAGCTTCTTCTCGAAAAAACAAAACAAATTACAATTGGCAAAGCTCTAGACGATGGCGTTTGGATGGGGCCTTGTGCAAGTGAGGCGCAGCTTCGTACCGTTCTAGACTATATTGAAATCGGCAAAAATGAAGGCGCGAAACTTTTATGCGGCGGCAAGAGGGTAACAGACGGAAACCGGTCGGCAGGCTATTTTGTTGAACCGACGATTTTTACAAATGTGAATCGCCATATGCGAATTGCCCAAGAAGAAATATTCGGCCCAGTTATTGCTCTTATCACAGCGAAGAACATGGAGGAGGCGATCGAAATCGCCAATGACAGCCGGTACGGGTTAAGTGCCTCTATTTTCACAACCAATATTGAAAAAATGCTGTTGTTTATTGATGAAATGGATGCGGGCCTTGTTCGTGTTAATGCAGAAAGTGCCGGTGTTGAATTGCAAGCGCCATTTGGAGGAATGAAAGCGTCTAGCTCCCACTCTAGAGAACAAGGGCAAGCGGCAAAGGAATTTTACACATCAATCAAAACAGTATTCGTGAAAGGGTGATAAGGATGAAAATTACAAATGTGCAGTTAACGGCAATCGGTATGCCACGCTTGACTGGCTTTGTCAATAAACATGTGATCGTGCAATTGTTTACAGACGACGGCATTGAGGGGATTGGCGAAATGTCAGACTTCTCTCATTTGCCGAAGTATGCGGTTGACATTGTTGATTTGGAGCGTACGTTAAAACAAATTCTCGTTGGCAAAAACCCATTTGACATAGCCCCTATCAATACAGAGTTAAATGGAAACTTCCCTGAAGCGATGTACTACTATGAAAAAGGCAGCTTTATTCGAAATGGCGTTGACACAGCGCTTTATGACCTTTGTGCAAAAGCGCTAGGCGTGTCTGTGTCCGATCTATTAGGCGGCCGCCAACGTGAGAAAATCAAAGTATGCTTTCCGATTTTTAGGCATCGCTTTATGGATGAAGTTGAGGCGAATTTAGAGCTCGTTAAAAAGCAATACGAGAAAGGTTTTGACGTATTTCGCCTTTATGTCGGCAAAAACGTTGATGCGGACGAGGCCTTTTTAGCAGGGGTTTACAACGAGTTTGGCGGCAAAGTAAAAGTGAAGTCCCTTGATTTTAGCCATCTCCTTGATTGGAAGGAAGCGTTACGGATTACTCGGCGCTTAGCGAAATACCCAATCGATCTTGTTGAGAGTCCGGCACTCCGAAATGATTTTGCAGGACTGCACCATTTCCGGATGCGCTGTGAATTGCCGGTAAGCGAACATGTCTGGAGCTTGCGTCAGCAATCGGAAATGATTAAACATGATTCAGTTGATATTTTTAACATTGCCCCTGTCTTCATTGGCGGCATTACACAGGCCAGAAAAGCGGCTGATGCAGCGGCTGTAGCTGAAAAAAGCGTCCTTATTGGGACAACGCAGGAACTATCAATTGGCACAACAGCGATGGCCTATTTTGGTTCAACACTCGACCATTTAAACTACATTTCCGATCCAACTGGCCCAGAGCTTTATGTCGGCGATGTTGTGAAAAACAAAGTCTATTATGAAAACGGTTACTTGCATTTGCCTGAACGTTCAACTGTAGGGCTCGGAATGGAGCTTGATTGGGAAAAAGTCGAGCAGTATCGGGTCGAGTCGCTCAATTGGGAGGATGTATCCGTCCATCAACTGCAAGATCGAACATCACAAACGCGCGCTTAAGGCGGGAGGAGGTGTAAGTCGTGAAATGGTTCCCTTTGTTTGTGCTGCAGGCTATTCTTCTAGTGGCCTGCAGCAACCACGACGAAACAGCCGTTACGCAAGCGGCCATTGATACGTATCCAAAGCAAACGATTGAACTTTATGTCCCTGCCTCGCCAGGGGGGCAGTCTGATGCGGGAGCGAGGGTGTTAGCGCGTCATATTAGCAAGTATTTAGATAGCGATATTGTCATTGTTAATCAAGATACAGCAGGCGGGGCACTAGCGTTTGAAAATGTCTACCGCGCCAAAGCCGATGGATACAAGCTTCTCTACTATCACCAAGCATTGCACACAAGTTATGCCGTTGGCCAATACGATTATTCGGCGTTGGAAATGACGCCGATTGGAACGTTTGCTGGCATTAACCAAGTTTTTGTCACGCGTGCTGATGCCCCGTGGGATTCATTAGAAGAACTTGTTGAGGAGGCGAGGCAGCATCCTTACGAAATCCTATATGGTGGCCAAATTGGCGGCACTACTCATTTTATGGGGGAGCAACTTGGACAAGTTGCCGATGTCGACATTAAAGTGCTTGATGTCGGAGGAGAGTCTGACCGGATGACGGCATTGCTTGGCAACCAAATTGATTTTGTTTCTACTGGCATTGGCAACGCCTTAAATTATATTGAATCAGGCGATTTTAAAGCGTTAGCCGTTCTATCAGAAGAACGGGATGAGCTGGCACCTGATATCCCGACTGCCCTTGAGCAAGGGTATGACGTACAGTTTCCAATCATCCATACGTTATATGGACCGCCTAATTTGCCTGAAGAGATCATTCACAAATGGAACGCAGCAGCAGAGCAGCTTGCAGAAGATGAAGAGTATGTACAAGACCTCGCCACAACGTTCCAGAGACATATTCAAATGGATCATAATGAAACCCTT is a genomic window of Shouchella clausii containing:
- a CDS encoding tripartite tricarboxylate transporter substrate binding protein encodes the protein MKWFPLFVLQAILLVACSNHDETAVTQAAIDTYPKQTIELYVPASPGGQSDAGARVLARHISKYLDSDIVIVNQDTAGGALAFENVYRAKADGYKLLYYHQALHTSYAVGQYDYSALEMTPIGTFAGINQVFVTRADAPWDSLEELVEEARQHPYEILYGGQIGGTTHFMGEQLGQVADVDIKVLDVGGESDRMTALLGNQIDFVSTGIGNALNYIESGDFKALAVLSEERDELAPDIPTALEQGYDVQFPIIHTLYGPPNLPEEIIHKWNAAAEQLAEDEEYVQDLATTFQRHIQMDHNETLTFNQEELKKAEGIAFELFQED
- a CDS encoding mandelate racemase/muconate lactonizing enzyme family protein yields the protein MKITNVQLTAIGMPRLTGFVNKHVIVQLFTDDGIEGIGEMSDFSHLPKYAVDIVDLERTLKQILVGKNPFDIAPINTELNGNFPEAMYYYEKGSFIRNGVDTALYDLCAKALGVSVSDLLGGRQREKIKVCFPIFRHRFMDEVEANLELVKKQYEKGFDVFRLYVGKNVDADEAFLAGVYNEFGGKVKVKSLDFSHLLDWKEALRITRRLAKYPIDLVESPALRNDFAGLHHFRMRCELPVSEHVWSLRQQSEMIKHDSVDIFNIAPVFIGGITQARKAADAAAVAEKSVLIGTTQELSIGTTAMAYFGSTLDHLNYISDPTGPELYVGDVVKNKVYYENGYLHLPERSTVGLGMELDWEKVEQYRVESLNWEDVSVHQLQDRTSQTRA